A window from Clostridia bacterium encodes these proteins:
- a CDS encoding alpha/beta hydrolase, with the protein MAEELLGFHHVFVPGRGESPRTLLLLHGTGGDERDLLPLGRTLDGGAALLGVRGKVLEGSAPRWFRRLAEGVFDEADLVRRTRELAEFVPRAAARHGFAADSVIAVGYSNGANIAASLLLLEPGTLAAAVLFRPMVPLVPPQPPSLQGTRVLVLSGRHDPLITGDHPKRLTDLLRDAGADVTLQWANAGHEIHADEVEVARAWLQDGRG; encoded by the coding sequence ATGGCGGAGGAACTTCTCGGGTTTCACCACGTGTTCGTGCCGGGTCGAGGCGAGTCGCCGCGCACCCTGCTGCTCCTGCACGGGACGGGCGGCGACGAGCGCGACCTCCTGCCCCTTGGCCGGACGCTGGACGGCGGCGCGGCGCTCCTCGGCGTGCGCGGCAAGGTGCTGGAGGGATCCGCGCCGCGGTGGTTCCGCCGGCTGGCGGAGGGCGTCTTCGACGAGGCGGACCTGGTGCGGCGCACGCGGGAGCTTGCGGAGTTCGTGCCGCGGGCGGCCGCGCGGCACGGCTTCGCGGCGGACTCCGTGATCGCCGTCGGCTATTCGAACGGCGCCAACATCGCCGCCAGCCTTCTCCTGCTGGAGCCGGGCACGCTCGCCGCCGCCGTCCTCTTCCGGCCGATGGTGCCGCTCGTGCCGCCGCAGCCGCCGTCCCTGCAGGGGACGCGCGTCCTCGTTCTTTCAGGGCGGCACGATCCGCTCATCACCGGGGACCACCCGAAGCGGCTCACGGACCTTCTCCGAGATGCGGGGGCGGACGTGACCCTGCAGTGGGCGAACGCAGGACACGAGATCCACGCCGATGAAGTCGAGGTCGCAAGGGCGTGGCTCCAGGACGGGCGGGGCTGA